The Struthio camelus isolate bStrCam1 chromosome 5, bStrCam1.hap1, whole genome shotgun sequence genome has a segment encoding these proteins:
- the LOC138067557 gene encoding prostaglandin D2 receptor-like: MEGAGYRCRSSRSIESGQSVVPSSVLFGAGLLGNVLALLLLGQHRRRSRLPGGRPPRASAFYVLVSGLAVTDLLGKCLLSPIVLAAYAYNRSLSELWPGGRRAEGEPGALCQLFAFLMAFFGLAPTLLLLAMALECWLSLGHPYFYRRHLTRRLGAALAPAAAGLCALFCALPLLGFGATMQYCPGTWCFMRMAGGGTRQLGFPVLYASLMGVLVLAIGACNVSSMRHLYGMARRQPRRGPPAAAAPRMEELDHLVLLGLMTSLFTVCSLPLIIRAYTGAFAADFDENADLSALRFLSVNSIVDPWVFIIFRTSVFRLFVRRLCRRLNSRRAPLRGADPGADRPFCSLAWHGPGTPQLVFP, from the exons aTGGAGGGAGCGGGTTACCGGTGCCGCAGCAGCCGCTCCATCGAGAGCGGGCAGTCGGTGGTGCCCAGCTCGGTGCTTTTCGGCGCCGGGCTGCTGGGCAATGTGttggcgctgctgctgctggggcagcacCGACGGCGCTcgcggctgcccggcggccgcccgccgcgggcctccgCTTTCTACGTGCTGGTGAGCGGGCTGGCCGTCACCGACCTGCTGGGCAAGTGCCTGCTCAGCCCCATCGTGCTGGCCGCCTACGCTTACAACCGCAGCCTGAGCGAGCTGTGGCCCGGCGGGCGGAGGGCCGAGGGCGAGCCGGGCGCCCTGTGCCAGCTCTTCGCCTTCCTCATGGCTTTCTTCGGGCTGGCGcccacgctgctgctgctggccatgGCGCTGGAGTGCTGGCTGTCGCTGGGCCACCCGTATTTCTACCGGCGGCACCTGACGCGGCGGCTGGGGGCCGCgctggcgccggcggcggcggggctgtgcGCGTTGTTCTGCGCGCTGCCGCTGCTGGGTTTCGGGGCCACCATGCAATACTGCCCGGGCACCTGGTGCTTCATGCGTATGGCCGGCGGCGGGACGCGCCAGCTGGGCTTCCCCGTGCTCTACGCCAGCCTCATGGGCGTGCTGGTGCTGGCCATCGGCGCCTGCAACGTGAGCAGCATGCGGCACCTCTACGGCAtggcccggcggcagccccgccgcgggccccccgccgccgccgcgccgcgcatgGAGGAGCTCGACCACCTCGTCCTGCTGGGGCTCATGACCTCCCTCTTCACCGTCTGCTCCCTGCCGCTCATC ATCCGGGCTTACACGGGGGCGTTTGCGGCCGATTTCGACGAGAACGCCGACCTCAGCGCGCTGCGGTTCCTCTCCGTGAACTCCATCGTGGACCCCTGGGTCTTCATCATTTTCCGCACCTCCGTTTTCCGCCTGTTCGTCCGCAGGCTTTGCCGCCGGCTGAACTCGAGGAGAGCCCCGCTCCGAGGGGCCGACCCCGGCGCCGACCGCCCGTTCTGCTCCCTCGCCTGGCACGGCCCCGGCACCCCGCAGCTCGTCTTCCCCTAA